In uncultured Cohaesibacter sp., a genomic segment contains:
- a CDS encoding septum formation initiator family protein, giving the protein MATRQRKNSVLRQLVLPFFFLLILAYFVYHTLHGSFGVYALADMKVRADALEADLLSLRYIREAEEHRIALFRKETLDPDMMDERARAYLDVADPNEIVIFNN; this is encoded by the coding sequence ATGGCAACTCGCCAAAGAAAAAATTCTGTATTGCGCCAGCTGGTGCTCCCTTTCTTTTTCCTGTTAATTCTCGCCTATTTTGTGTACCATACGCTGCATGGCAGCTTTGGTGTCTATGCCCTTGCCGACATGAAGGTGAGGGCCGATGCGCTGGAGGCAGATCTGCTCTCCTTGCGCTATATACGTGAAGCCGAGGAGCATCGCATTGCCCTGTTTCGCAAGGAAACTCTCGATCCTGACATGATGGACGAGCGGGCGCGTGCCTATCTCGATGTTGCTGATCCTAACGAAATCGTGATTTTCAATAATTAA
- a CDS encoding UbiD family decarboxylase — translation MHIHSRRLPIFTDLRDFIKYCEDHGELIRISEPVSMKLQATELQRRVMMKNGPALLLEKPIRSDGTPSSMPALINLFGTVRRVAWSLGCQEDELISFGEFLAYLRQPQPPERSEILPAIGPLLKAATSLRGKIQSKAPCQEVTHIEEAIDLDSLPIQTCWPEEPAPLITWPIVITKPADSDEIKGYNWGVYRIQQASKNSLIMRWLENRGGAAHFRQWKAKGEDMPIAIAIGSDPATIMGAVTPIPETLSEAQFSGLFRGKPTQLVKARTQPILVPANAEIVIEGTVSATETLPEGPYGDHTGYYNAVEHFPKVTVTAITHRKDPIYLSTYTGRAPDEPSVISEALNDVFMPLVRQAFPEVVDCWLPPETASYRVAVISINKRYAGQARRVMMGMWSMLPQFNMTKLIIVVDSHINARSWEDVMWAVATKTDPGRDLLQVDNTPIDYLDFASPLEGLGGKLGIDATDKIGSETAREWGRELKMDPQTHQDVDALIEKLGL, via the coding sequence ATGCATATTCACAGCAGACGCCTGCCAATTTTCACCGATCTGCGCGACTTCATCAAATATTGCGAAGACCATGGCGAACTGATCCGCATTTCAGAACCTGTCAGCATGAAGTTGCAGGCAACGGAATTGCAAAGGCGCGTCATGATGAAGAATGGCCCCGCCCTGTTGCTTGAAAAGCCGATCCGTTCAGACGGCACCCCGAGCAGCATGCCAGCGCTCATCAACCTGTTCGGAACTGTTAGGCGCGTTGCCTGGTCGCTTGGCTGCCAAGAGGATGAACTCATCTCCTTTGGCGAGTTCCTCGCCTATCTGCGCCAGCCCCAGCCACCGGAGCGGTCCGAGATCCTTCCTGCCATCGGCCCTCTGCTCAAGGCCGCAACGAGCCTGCGCGGCAAGATCCAGAGCAAGGCCCCCTGTCAGGAAGTCACTCATATTGAAGAGGCAATCGACCTTGATAGCCTGCCGATCCAGACCTGCTGGCCCGAAGAGCCCGCCCCGCTCATCACTTGGCCGATTGTCATCACCAAACCGGCCGACAGCGACGAGATCAAGGGCTATAACTGGGGCGTCTATCGCATTCAGCAGGCCAGCAAAAACAGCCTGATCATGCGCTGGCTGGAAAATCGCGGTGGCGCGGCCCATTTCCGCCAATGGAAGGCCAAGGGTGAAGATATGCCCATTGCCATCGCCATTGGCAGCGACCCGGCCACCATCATGGGGGCCGTCACCCCCATTCCTGAAACATTGAGCGAAGCCCAATTCTCCGGCCTGTTCCGCGGCAAACCAACGCAACTGGTGAAAGCCAGAACCCAACCCATTCTCGTACCCGCCAACGCGGAAATCGTCATTGAAGGCACGGTATCAGCAACAGAGACCCTGCCCGAAGGCCCCTATGGTGACCATACCGGCTATTATAATGCCGTGGAGCACTTCCCGAAGGTGACAGTGACTGCCATCACCCACCGCAAGGATCCGATTTATCTCTCCACCTATACCGGACGCGCACCAGACGAGCCCTCGGTCATTTCCGAAGCGCTCAACGATGTCTTCATGCCCCTTGTCAGGCAGGCCTTTCCCGAAGTCGTCGACTGCTGGCTGCCACCGGAAACAGCTTCCTATCGCGTTGCGGTTATTTCCATCAACAAGCGCTATGCCGGTCAGGCCCGGCGGGTCATGATGGGCATGTGGTCGATGCTGCCCCAATTCAACATGACCAAGCTGATCATCGTGGTGGATTCCCATATCAATGCCCGCAGCTGGGAAGATGTCATGTGGGCCGTCGCCACCAAGACAGACCCCGGCCGCGATCTTCTGCAAGTGGATAATACCCCGATCGACTATCTCGATTTCGCCTCGCCTCTGGAAGGCCTTGGCGGTAAACTGGGCATTGACGCGACTGACAAGATTGGCTCGGAAACCGCCCGTGAATGGGGACGGGAGCTGAAAATGGATCCCCAGACCCATCAGGATGTCGACGCACTGATCGAGAAACTCGGCCTCTAG
- a CDS encoding UbiX family flavin prenyltransferase, giving the protein MQKTRKIGIVITGASGSLLGLGAMQQLHCLKEAGQSLEIHLLITAGGLTTAALELSQQQIAELDGLADHRHDDHDLAASIASGSNPLDGLLFAPCSIRSMAAIAYCQTDRLSIRAADVILKERRKLVLALRETPLHLGHIKAMEQVTLMGGIIAPPVPAFYLKPESIEEMIQQAAARLLSHFDLDVSPIMQRWGKDGH; this is encoded by the coding sequence ATGCAGAAGACAAGAAAAATCGGCATCGTTATAACCGGCGCATCCGGCTCGCTTCTGGGACTTGGTGCCATGCAGCAGCTGCACTGCCTGAAAGAAGCCGGCCAGTCGCTGGAGATCCACCTTCTCATCACCGCAGGCGGCTTGACCACCGCCGCGCTGGAACTCAGCCAGCAACAGATCGCAGAGCTTGATGGTCTGGCCGATCATCGCCATGATGATCATGATCTCGCGGCCTCCATCGCTTCAGGTTCCAATCCCCTTGACGGCCTACTCTTTGCGCCCTGCTCCATTCGCAGCATGGCCGCCATAGCCTATTGCCAGACGGACAGGCTGTCGATCCGCGCCGCCGACGTCATACTGAAAGAGCGCCGTAAACTGGTGCTCGCCCTGCGCGAAACGCCGCTTCATCTGGGCCATATCAAGGCCATGGAACAGGTAACTCTCATGGGCGGCATCATCGCTCCACCGGTTCCTGCATTCTATCTCAAGCCCGAAAGCATTGAGGAAATGATCCAGCAAGCAGCGGCGCGATTGCTTTCCCATTTTGATCTGGATGTCAGCCCCATCATGCAACGCTGGGGCAAGGACGGGCATTGA
- a CDS encoding DUF2087 domain-containing protein: MSRTTLPFEVGDISALAKSLKKAWEKSELPPSHVEWLNILARAAGYKNFQHYKADHNAEQRLSAQPQPAEQADHALIEKALRHIGDDIKLLRWPGRASHRSLVLWWLWSLFPAHISLTEKQVNTLLKARNSFGDHAILRRALVDEQFVTRSPDGSRYQRREMPPEATARRFIQIIRMREKEASD; the protein is encoded by the coding sequence ATGTCCAGAACCACCCTTCCCTTTGAGGTCGGAGATATCTCTGCCCTTGCCAAATCTCTCAAGAAAGCTTGGGAAAAATCCGAACTGCCGCCGAGCCATGTCGAATGGCTCAACATTTTGGCGCGCGCTGCGGGATACAAGAATTTTCAGCATTACAAGGCCGATCACAATGCGGAGCAGCGCCTCTCGGCCCAGCCACAACCGGCTGAGCAGGCCGATCACGCCCTGATCGAAAAGGCCCTGCGCCATATCGGCGATGACATCAAACTTCTGCGCTGGCCCGGTCGCGCGTCTCACAGAAGCCTTGTCCTCTGGTGGCTCTGGTCACTTTTCCCGGCTCACATTTCCCTGACCGAAAAACAGGTCAACACGCTTCTCAAAGCACGCAACAGCTTTGGCGATCATGCCATTCTGCGCCGCGCACTGGTGGATGAGCAATTTGTTACGCGCTCGCCGGACGGCTCCCGCTATCAGCGCAGGGAAATGCCACCCGAGGCCACTGCCAGACGGTTCATCCAGATCATCAGAATGCGTGAAAAAGAAGCCTCGGACTGA
- a CDS encoding alpha/beta hydrolase translates to MSNLHQVSYPASQTAPTAKGLIEYATTDPVRTQPILTIHGGMGGYDQGILLAKAAIDPDLEPAPLAISRPGYLNSPLASAKTPAEQADLFASLLDHLQIERAAVIAISAGGPSAIEFAARHGERCSALILVSCCAGHLPIRRAISMRLMLMNILTRSARATRWLQAKAKADPRKAASRSISDPDLLERTIANEKAWPLMQALQESVMDRMAQRLPGTINDTEQFNQPMALPFAAIRCPTLIIHGEKDPVVPFAHANNAARSIQKAKLVPLQDAEHVALFTHLQTVRNETGRFLAEVGI, encoded by the coding sequence ATGTCAAATCTTCATCAGGTTTCATACCCGGCCAGCCAGACCGCGCCAACCGCCAAAGGCCTCATCGAATATGCAACAACAGATCCAGTCCGCACCCAGCCCATCCTGACCATTCATGGTGGTATGGGCGGCTATGATCAGGGTATCCTGCTTGCCAAAGCGGCCATCGATCCCGATCTGGAGCCAGCACCGCTCGCCATATCGAGGCCGGGATATTTGAATTCACCATTGGCCAGCGCCAAGACACCGGCAGAACAGGCCGATCTTTTCGCCAGCCTTCTTGATCACCTGCAAATCGAGCGCGCAGCCGTCATTGCCATTTCAGCCGGAGGCCCCTCTGCCATCGAATTTGCCGCCCGTCATGGCGAGCGATGTTCAGCACTCATTCTTGTCTCCTGCTGCGCAGGTCACCTGCCCATCAGGCGCGCCATCAGCATGCGGCTAATGCTGATGAACATCCTGACACGATCCGCCAGAGCAACCCGCTGGCTGCAAGCAAAGGCCAAAGCAGATCCGCGCAAGGCGGCAAGCCGGTCCATCTCCGACCCTGACCTTCTGGAGAGAACCATCGCCAATGAGAAGGCCTGGCCATTGATGCAGGCCCTGCAAGAAAGCGTCATGGACAGGATGGCACAAAGATTACCCGGAACCATCAATGACACAGAACAATTCAACCAGCCGATGGCGCTGCCCTTTGCTGCGATCCGCTGTCCGACGCTGATAATTCACGGCGAGAAGGATCCCGTCGTTCCATTCGCCCACGCCAACAACGCCGCCCGATCAATTCAAAAGGCCAAACTTGTGCCGCTGCAAGATGCCGAGCATGTTGCCCTGTTCACCCATTTGCAGACGGTCCGCAACGAGACTGGTCGCTTCCTTGCCGAAGTGGGCATTTGA
- the eno gene encoding phosphopyruvate hydratase — protein MTAIIDIVGREILDSRGNPTVEVDVVLEDGSMGRAAVPSGASTGVHEAHELRDGEERYGGKGVSKAVEAVNDEIFDALVGLDAENQIQLDQVMIELDGTENKGRIGANAILGTSMAVAKAAAAAAGLPLYRYVGGMNACTLPVPMMNIINGGEHADNPIDVQEFMIMPVGADSIKEAVRMGAEVFHALKKGLSKAGHNTAVGDEGGFAPNLASTEAALDFIMQSIKDAGFKPGEDIYLALDCASSEFYKDGKYNLKGEGKVLDAAGMADYLEALVDKYPIISIEDGMAEDDWEGWKLLTEKIGGKCQLVGDDLFVTNSKRLADGIKMGVGNSILVKVNQIGSLTETLEAVEMAHKASYTAVMSHRSGETEDATIADLAVATNCGQIKTGSLSRSDRLAKYNQLIRIEEELGPMAKFAGRSILKG, from the coding sequence ATGACCGCAATTATTGACATCGTGGGTCGCGAGATCCTTGACAGCCGCGGTAACCCTACCGTCGAAGTCGACGTCGTTCTTGAAGACGGCTCCATGGGCCGCGCAGCCGTCCCATCAGGCGCTTCTACGGGCGTTCACGAAGCGCACGAACTGCGCGATGGCGAAGAACGTTACGGCGGTAAAGGTGTCTCCAAAGCTGTCGAAGCCGTCAATGATGAAATCTTTGACGCTCTGGTAGGTCTGGACGCAGAAAACCAGATCCAGCTTGACCAGGTTATGATCGAGCTTGACGGCACCGAAAACAAGGGCCGCATCGGCGCAAACGCCATTCTGGGCACCTCCATGGCTGTTGCCAAGGCTGCTGCCGCTGCCGCTGGCCTGCCGCTCTACCGCTATGTTGGCGGCATGAATGCCTGCACCCTGCCTGTTCCGATGATGAACATCATCAATGGTGGTGAGCATGCTGACAACCCGATCGACGTTCAGGAATTCATGATCATGCCAGTTGGTGCAGACAGCATCAAGGAAGCTGTTCGCATGGGTGCTGAAGTCTTCCACGCTCTGAAAAAGGGTCTCTCCAAAGCCGGTCACAACACCGCTGTTGGCGACGAAGGTGGCTTTGCTCCGAACCTTGCTTCCACCGAAGCTGCTCTGGACTTCATCATGCAGTCCATCAAGGATGCCGGTTTCAAGCCGGGCGAAGACATCTATCTCGCTCTGGATTGCGCTTCCTCCGAATTCTACAAGGATGGCAAGTATAACCTGAAGGGCGAAGGCAAGGTTCTTGATGCAGCTGGCATGGCTGACTATCTGGAAGCTCTCGTTGACAAATATCCGATCATCTCGATCGAAGACGGCATGGCTGAAGATGACTGGGAAGGCTGGAAACTGCTGACCGAAAAAATCGGCGGCAAATGCCAGCTGGTTGGCGACGACCTGTTCGTAACCAACTCCAAGCGTCTGGCTGATGGCATCAAGATGGGCGTTGGCAACTCCATCCTCGTCAAGGTAAACCAGATCGGTTCCCTGACCGAGACTCTGGAAGCTGTCGAGATGGCTCACAAGGCCTCTTACACCGCTGTCATGTCTCACCGTTCCGGTGAAACCGAAGACGCAACCATTGCTGACCTCGCTGTTGCCACCAACTGCGGCCAGATCAAGACCGGTTCGCTGTCTCGTTCCGACCGTCTGGCAAAATACAACCAGCTGATCCGCATCGAAGAAGAACTCGGCCCGATGGCCAAGTTTGCTGGCCGTTCTATCCTGAAGGGCTAA
- a CDS encoding DUF1835 domain-containing protein — MPQLIITNGDQAADLLAKAGIGDEILPWRDILHEGPVPDADDTLFATLRARTLADGHVVTAEMVQKDFKRRLELLSNHQQFEKIELWFEHDLYDQLQILQILDMLSRFGRINNVTIVQSPAYLSMQSVDRIGKLRELSLPVLDRMFAFASRTWKAYIGDGPEAINAIRLDPIPGFPFMGQALLRLLQELPGADGLSRTERQILYRLNRGVNRPGMLFAQVLNMEEAAFLGDWSFFRILSGLQFCTRPALSGLPQEFQPRIFSDDKQRKEFITSRLNITDFGKSLLDHQTDHIAENGLHRWWGGTELTTANHWRWQDEGEMLSHHRAA, encoded by the coding sequence TTGCCCCAATTGATTATCACCAACGGCGATCAGGCCGCCGACCTTCTCGCAAAAGCCGGTATCGGCGATGAGATCCTGCCTTGGCGGGACATTCTGCATGAAGGTCCGGTGCCTGATGCGGATGACACCTTATTTGCAACCCTGCGCGCCCGCACTCTGGCCGATGGTCATGTTGTCACTGCAGAGATGGTACAAAAGGATTTCAAAAGACGGCTGGAGCTTCTGAGCAATCATCAGCAGTTTGAAAAGATCGAGCTGTGGTTTGAACATGATCTCTATGACCAACTGCAAATCCTGCAAATTCTGGACATGCTCAGCCGCTTCGGGCGCATCAACAATGTCACCATCGTGCAATCTCCGGCTTATCTGAGCATGCAGTCCGTAGACAGGATCGGCAAATTGCGAGAATTGTCCTTGCCGGTTCTGGACAGGATGTTCGCCTTTGCCTCCCGCACATGGAAGGCCTATATCGGCGACGGGCCGGAAGCCATCAACGCAATCCGCCTTGACCCGATCCCCGGCTTCCCCTTCATGGGACAGGCCCTCTTGCGCCTCTTGCAGGAACTGCCCGGCGCAGACGGTCTCTCGCGCACAGAAAGGCAGATCCTCTATCGCCTCAATCGCGGCGTCAATCGCCCCGGCATGCTGTTCGCTCAGGTCCTGAATATGGAAGAAGCCGCTTTTCTCGGCGACTGGAGCTTCTTCCGTATTCTCTCCGGCCTGCAATTCTGCACGCGACCAGCTCTGAGCGGACTACCGCAGGAATTCCAGCCGCGCATTTTCTCCGATGACAAACAGCGCAAGGAATTCATCACCTCGCGCCTGAATATCACCGATTTTGGCAAAAGCCTGCTCGATCATCAGACCGACCATATAGCAGAAAATGGCCTACACCGCTGGTGGGGAGGAACCGAACTGACCACGGCCAATCATTGGCGCTGGCAGGATGAAGGCGAAATGCTCAGCCATCACCGGGCAGCCTGA
- the kdsA gene encoding 3-deoxy-8-phosphooctulonate synthase — protein sequence MSLSMTEPNKVVSAGSVRFGNHLPLAVMAGPCQMESRDHALEMAAALKEISDKLNIGIVYKSSFDKANRTSLKSQRGIGIDKALPVFAEIKEKFGMPVVTDIHEPGQCAAVAEVVDILQIPAFLCRQTDLLVAAAKTGAVINVKKGQFLAPWDMRNVAAKIVDSGNGNVMLTDRGTSFGYNTLVTDMRGLPIMAQTGAPVIFDATHSVQQPGGQGETSGGQREFVPVLARAAVAVGVAGVFIETHEDPDKAPSDGPNMVPIRELESLLAKLQKFDAIAKA from the coding sequence GTGAGTTTATCGATGACTGAACCCAATAAAGTTGTTTCGGCGGGATCTGTCCGCTTTGGCAATCATCTGCCTCTGGCTGTCATGGCCGGGCCCTGCCAGATGGAAAGCCGCGATCATGCGCTTGAAATGGCCGCAGCGCTCAAGGAAATTTCGGACAAGCTCAATATCGGCATTGTCTATAAATCGTCCTTTGACAAAGCCAACCGCACGAGCCTGAAATCGCAGCGCGGCATCGGCATCGACAAGGCGCTGCCGGTATTCGCCGAGATCAAGGAAAAATTCGGTATGCCGGTTGTGACCGATATTCACGAGCCGGGGCAATGCGCTGCTGTTGCCGAAGTCGTCGATATTCTGCAGATTCCGGCCTTTCTTTGCCGCCAGACCGATCTGCTGGTCGCCGCTGCCAAGACCGGTGCCGTGATCAATGTCAAGAAAGGCCAGTTTCTGGCGCCTTGGGACATGAGAAATGTTGCGGCAAAAATCGTCGATAGCGGCAATGGCAATGTCATGCTGACGGACCGTGGCACATCATTCGGCTATAACACGCTTGTAACCGACATGCGCGGTCTGCCTATCATGGCCCAGACCGGTGCGCCGGTCATTTTCGATGCCACGCATTCGGTGCAGCAGCCGGGCGGGCAGGGCGAAACATCTGGTGGACAGCGCGAGTTTGTTCCGGTTCTGGCCAGAGCCGCCGTCGCCGTCGGGGTTGCCGGTGTCTTTATCGAAACCCACGAGGATCCGGACAAGGCGCCGAGTGATGGGCCGAATATGGTGCCGATCAGGGAACTTGAAAGCCTGTTGGCCAAGTTGCAGAAATTTGACGCTATTGCAAAGGCCTGA
- a CDS encoding VOC family protein, whose product MRSRLLSFGSISEVNSGGLAMVRGVDHIVLAVRDLDAARALYSALGFTVTPTAFHPFGTKNALVQLEGSYLELLAVEDETLMPPQTEGSFSFARFNLAFLERRQGASMLVLRSEDAGGDLRDFAALGLETYPQFDFEREAEQPDGSKKKLSFANGFLRNPLMVDTGFFVCQHKHSRDVFWKKDYQSHKNGARNLASVLFVDHNPSDHHEFLGGFLGQRVMRSTSIGVTMEFDGGDLQVLTPSAHKALYDLEVPHDLPEEGGIVGLRIGVDLERAKAALDKNDIPYSVHNGQFIVQADIMAGVGLVLCEASG is encoded by the coding sequence ATGCGATCACGCCTCCTTTCGTTTGGATCAATATCAGAAGTCAATTCTGGAGGACTGGCCATGGTGCGCGGCGTGGATCATATCGTGCTGGCAGTCAGGGACCTTGATGCTGCGCGGGCGCTTTACAGCGCACTTGGGTTTACGGTGACCCCGACCGCTTTTCATCCCTTTGGTACCAAGAATGCGCTGGTGCAGCTGGAAGGCTCTTATCTTGAGCTGCTGGCGGTGGAGGATGAAACCCTGATGCCGCCACAGACCGAGGGCAGCTTTTCCTTTGCCCGCTTCAATCTTGCCTTTCTTGAGCGCAGACAGGGAGCATCAATGCTTGTTTTGCGCTCAGAAGATGCGGGGGGCGACTTGCGCGATTTCGCTGCGCTGGGGCTGGAGACCTATCCGCAGTTCGATTTTGAACGAGAAGCGGAGCAGCCGGATGGTTCGAAAAAAAAACTCAGCTTTGCCAACGGGTTTCTCAGAAATCCACTGATGGTGGATACGGGTTTCTTCGTTTGCCAGCATAAGCATAGCCGGGATGTCTTCTGGAAGAAGGACTATCAGAGCCACAAGAATGGTGCGCGCAATTTGGCGTCCGTCCTTTTCGTTGATCACAATCCGTCCGATCATCATGAATTTCTCGGTGGTTTTCTCGGCCAGCGTGTCATGCGTTCGACGAGCATCGGTGTTACGATGGAATTTGACGGTGGGGATTTGCAAGTGCTCACCCCGTCGGCCCACAAGGCCTTGTATGATCTGGAGGTGCCTCATGATCTGCCCGAAGAAGGTGGCATTGTGGGGCTGCGCATTGGTGTTGATCTGGAACGCGCCAAGGCGGCTCTGGATAAGAATGACATCCCATATTCTGTCCATAATGGTCAGTTTATCGTGCAGGCAGATATAATGGCAGGCGTTGGTCTGGTTCTGTGCGAAGCATCCGGCTGA
- a CDS encoding CTP synthase — protein MARYIFITGGVVSSLGKGLASAALGAALQARGYSVRLRKLDPYLNVDPGTMSPYQHGECFVTDDGAETDLDLGHYERFTGRPSNKKDNITTGQIYQNIITKERRGDYLGGTVQVIPHVTDEIKAFILDGNEDYDFVLCEIGGTVGDIEATPFFEAIRQLGNELPRGQAIYIHLTLLPYIPSAGELKTKPTQHSVKELRSIGIQPNILMVRCDRPVPESERRKLSLFCNVRPEAVIQALDVKNIYEVPLSYHEQGLDREVLAAFGIDGAPKPNFEVWKNILDRIHNPEGEVTIAVVGKYTSLLDAYKSLMEALTHGGIANKVKVKIDWIESDIFEEGGNPTARLEGVHGILVPGGFGERGSEGKIAAVKYARENKIPYFGICFGMQMAVIEAARNLAGIKDATSSEFTQEGHHVVGLMTEWSKGNAKEVRSEDGDLGGTMRLGSYEAHLTEGSKIAEIYGDRIIHERHRHRYEVNIDFKEPLEKCGLIFAGLSPDGVLPETVEIADHPWFVGVQYHPELKSRPFAPHPLFKSFIAAAVEQSRLV, from the coding sequence ATGGCGCGATATATTTTCATTACTGGCGGTGTGGTGTCCTCGCTCGGCAAAGGGCTTGCGTCTGCGGCTCTTGGGGCGGCTCTACAAGCGCGTGGCTATTCAGTTCGGCTACGCAAACTCGATCCCTATCTCAATGTCGATCCCGGTACGATGTCTCCCTATCAGCATGGGGAATGCTTCGTCACCGACGATGGTGCGGAAACGGACCTGGATCTGGGACATTATGAACGATTTACCGGTCGTCCTTCCAACAAGAAGGACAATATCACCACCGGGCAGATCTATCAGAATATCATTACAAAAGAACGTCGTGGTGACTATCTCGGCGGTACGGTGCAGGTCATTCCTCATGTGACCGATGAGATCAAGGCCTTCATTCTGGATGGAAACGAGGATTATGATTTCGTCCTGTGCGAAATCGGCGGCACGGTGGGTGACATCGAGGCGACGCCTTTCTTCGAAGCCATTCGCCAGCTTGGCAATGAATTGCCGCGCGGGCAGGCGATCTATATCCATCTTACCCTTCTTCCCTATATTCCGAGCGCTGGCGAGCTGAAGACCAAGCCGACGCAGCATTCGGTGAAGGAATTGCGGTCCATCGGCATTCAGCCGAATATCCTGATGGTGCGTTGCGATCGGCCGGTTCCCGAATCCGAGCGTCGCAAGCTGTCGCTGTTCTGTAACGTGCGGCCCGAAGCGGTCATTCAGGCGCTTGACGTTAAGAATATCTATGAAGTGCCTCTGTCCTATCATGAGCAGGGGCTGGATCGTGAAGTTCTGGCGGCCTTCGGCATTGATGGGGCTCCGAAACCGAATTTCGAGGTCTGGAAGAATATTCTTGACCGCATCCATAATCCTGAAGGCGAAGTCACGATTGCGGTCGTGGGCAAATATACCTCGCTGCTGGATGCCTATAAGTCGCTGATGGAAGCCCTGACCCATGGTGGCATTGCCAACAAGGTGAAGGTCAAGATCGACTGGATCGAATCCGACATCTTCGAGGAAGGCGGCAATCCGACTGCGCGGCTTGAAGGCGTGCATGGCATTCTGGTGCCGGGTGGCTTTGGTGAACGCGGCTCGGAAGGCAAGATCGCCGCTGTCAAATATGCCCGCGAAAACAAGATCCCGTATTTCGGCATCTGTTTCGGCATGCAAATGGCGGTTATCGAGGCTGCCCGCAATCTGGCAGGCATCAAGGATGCGACCTCTTCGGAATTTACCCAAGAGGGGCATCATGTTGTTGGCCTGATGACCGAATGGAGCAAGGGCAACGCCAAGGAAGTGCGCTCGGAAGATGGCGATCTTGGCGGCACGATGCGTCTTGGCTCCTATGAGGCTCATCTGACCGAAGGCTCAAAGATTGCGGAAATTTATGGTGATCGCATCATCCATGAACGGCACCGTCATCGCTATGAGGTCAATATCGACTTCAAGGAACCGCTTGAGAAATGCGGCCTGATCTTTGCCGGCCTGTCTCCTGACGGGGTTCTGCCCGAGACTGTCGAGATTGCGGATCATCCATGGTTCGTTGGCGTTCAGTATCATCCCGAGCTGAAATCGCGACCATTCGCACCGCATCCGCTCTTCAAGTCCTTCATAGCGGCGGCTGTCGAGCAAAGCCGACTGGTTTAA
- the secG gene encoding preprotein translocase subunit SecG, translated as MESVLIVIHLLLVGALVVVVLLQRSEGGALGIGGGGGGFMSGRSAANLLTRTTAILATGFFLTSLGLTILAGMKSRPSDVLDQVPVVEQNQTAPTSGDGATETKGGVLDELNKIQQSTTGSQPSGPQVPTSQ; from the coding sequence ATGGAATCAGTATTAATTGTCATTCACCTGCTGCTAGTTGGCGCGCTTGTTGTCGTGGTGCTGTTGCAGCGCTCTGAAGGCGGCGCACTCGGAATCGGCGGGGGAGGCGGCGGTTTTATGTCCGGTCGCAGCGCTGCAAACCTGCTGACCAGAACGACTGCCATTCTGGCCACCGGTTTCTTTCTCACCTCTCTGGGGCTCACCATTCTGGCTGGCATGAAAAGCAGACCGTCTGACGTGCTTGATCAGGTGCCTGTCGTTGAGCAGAATCAGACTGCTCCGACCTCTGGCGATGGCGCGACCGAAACCAAGGGCGGCGTGTTGGACGAGTTGAACAAGATTCAGCAGAGCACCACCGGTAGCCAGCCTTCTGGCCCGCAGGTGCCGACCTCTCAGTAA